In one window of Temnothorax longispinosus isolate EJ_2023e chromosome 9, Tlon_JGU_v1, whole genome shotgun sequence DNA:
- the LOC139818871 gene encoding uncharacterized protein isoform X2 has product MAAPQASSRLEMLQARFQQKQLQEKEQKLLQLYDQQQQRAYQVVQRGSAGSNSSNHGRTATTTTTTTASHTTSTSQGGKVRQMFDERRQTTVKGIDRSYPLEPLENRLRKQANTNGVVTQRNGNVTVNRQSVKRVTRADFNSNVNGGKPVVSYHEEIVRDSFGPSVRRHDDEDEYGVENRVATFANGHYRHEIDNEQEEAIDQDLIERNRMMAKIHLMGFDETLKHRVRNDLESEEFPEYLMVDDKPDKLSKRNVTKKLSQAEERLERFKNANAKRSNVPKQSTSSTVIRKRSEQGTKSNSRLRSEIAGTSPTSMRSGSSRTSERSQRIFENAKSPLSVRIRVADEMSARRRESSDTETLSQRTNPRSFLTREATKAEPASRFYPRNNEFKSLTSDGKIFVRRSASPQFFCRESEKSATTMSIDRKSDSSGSPLFHRETLTKQNRSPFFLNEFKQSRRTSESKSPVRGDTGISSRRSTSPQYFYYEPKRSETAMSTDRETIGSKSSERSKGILKRDTTDFERKKVQTSTTLGRQSPRFKLPLYEENVFKRRSTSPQFFCRESERSATTMSIDRASSESKSPSYDREIITKRSGSPRFFLSESKHSQKTSESKSPIWSNTGISSRRSTSPQYFYYEPKRFETAISTDRETIGSKSSEWNKGILTKRDMTDSERKKVQTNTTLDQQSSQFKSPLYEEKVLKERSTSPQFFCRESERSATTMSIDRASSKFRSPSSPSYDREIVTKRSASPQFFFSESEQSRRTSESKSPIWGDRGISSRQSTSPPYRESKRSGTAMSTDRETNESKSSEWSKRNTRPQFFCRESERSGTTMSIDRKVSEPRSYDQKILTKRSATPRLLKGKTEQRSAITTSIDRRYNGFKLPRITRDKRSTSPQFFCKESEKSATTMLIEPRSRSTDSTKNVLKHRSYVPDTSYRRPVKSPIDKKVSSTKYRHTPSPSITRHEVKRASSKNEVFKNITEARRSSKISETSATSASSIVNLKYGLEFDNILQSAGLVRKFMKSQDGKHRAIRQSPSKRNSTNVNTRISARGNQSKNQRKTPPLLQTTRSPSIESRKRATPEFSRKTITPTEVDMDIQEITMTDHRIERDKLQKASSPILKRQFDGTYTKLPSGRAKFKTSITYPVRKTHRQRESIFESSAFKRDLSERRYTDRRSDRESEESVISLKFGPVSESSYLGTRDRKDESIMSSQTRKQSARNQANYIATQSTKREDRQRASSRSLNQMRNRSAENRADNPKATSPDFSRVRKYIVSPILYDSAGRTKGARTKFDQPQNLRSARLVQGIAKDRNLSTDDEYNRGRGENKNKDKNKIGVDEVDAGIGVKYQTVAETALNEEIKDYRKITRPNFTDRIANKKVSLRETMQKPMQSSTSKKTISPTRERGRRHDVKSRVSPRVSPLRKTAEISRDACIPKIFSSRSIVSKADQSSASKFSTYTTKNRKHESVLVAKKLTESFNKMSVKRKTEDSVKEFSKMLREDRSEKDLKRLDSVESALRRFDSIGAEFERSSPTNFRASPEISLQTIDAQAKVSIKESIASEGTTVPSREVTDHTILRSMLKSPVDRDLKAKNAAYKSDLRILQKKTRPSKRSTRVGSPIESKQRSTKIRSPTCKRRLFESDSEKEIQEERPKSSYVKARKDENCPSVNFRFRKNEAVSNKRSSKGLSHDVTKESMSSEETSTFSVKPLRSIEDIRKSIGDERNKLVATGESRSAIANQRSASREARRSSPVTNAAKNVFLGADPARLIKIKSCVSRITKSPSPDLTATKQRETNARATRGSAPSSPSKSPEVAPRRTESRNQESKPSRRSTVGKGADSTGNKFDTTDGVVLQNGSPDESTRKSFMIDFDDRPSKEDDAMPLKKSSMKKSSNDKQQTASSVSGRPTSSSNSSFNLVQDSSVKSRMAESERGKGIGKGGVKSKGKGTEKPSSSSGKLANASSFNEDTTTDTKGLVRCKTCGRSFAQNRIELHEEICVKTATKKRKQFDPVMCRVKGTELEPFVKKGLAKRETKTKKSESKPDWRRKHEEFISAIRYARETQARLAAGENLSDLPPPPPSDTSDYVQCEHCGRKFNRSAAERHIPICKRMHDKKQTQAPRARR; this is encoded by the exons GCCCGCTTCCAGCAGAAACAGCTGCAGGAGAAGGAGCAGAAGCTGCTGCAGCTGTACGACCAGCAGCAGCAGAGGGCCTACCAGGTGGTGCAACGGGGTAGCGCGGGTTCCAACAGCTCGAATCACGGCAGAACcgcgacaacgacgacgacgacgacggcgagcCACACGACCTCGACCTCGCAAGGCGGTAAA GTGAGGCAAATGTTCGACGAGAGGCGGCAGACTACCGTGAAGGGAATCGACAGGAGCTACCCGCTGGAACCGCTCGAGAACAGGCTGCGAAAGCAAGCGAATACGAACGGCGTAGTGACGCAGAGGAACGGTAATGTGACGGTGAATCGACAGTCCGTGAAACGCGTGACACGCGCGGACTTCAACAGCAACGTTAACGGCGGCAAACCCGTCGTTTCTTACCACGAAGAGATCGTTCGCGACTCATTCGGGCCATCCGTACGTCGTCACGATGACGAGGACGAGTACGGCGTCGAGAACCGCGTCGCCACATTCGCCAATGGACATTATCGTCACGAAATTGACAATGAG CAAGAAGAAGCGATCGACCAGGACTTGATAGAGAGAAATCGTATGATGGCGAAGATCCATCTGATGGGGTTCGACGAGACTCTGAAGCATCGCGTGAGGAACGATTTGGAGAGCGAGGAGTTTCCGGAATACCTCATGGTGGACGACAAGCCCGACAAGCTCTCGAAGAGGAACGTCACGAAGAAATTGTCTCAGGCGGAAGAACGACTCGAACGATTCAAgaacgcgaacgcgaaaaGGAGTAACGTGCCGAAACAGTCGACTTCGAGCACGGTGATAAGAAAGCGGTCGGAACAAGGGACAAAATCGAATTCCAG ACTAAGGAGCGAGATCGCTGGGACTTCCCCGACCAGCATGAGAAGCGGAAGTAGCCGGACCTCAGAGCGCAGTCAAAGGATTTTCGAAAATGCAAAAAGTCCGCTGTCGGTTAGAATTCGCGTAGCTGACGAAATGAGCGCGAGACGAAGGGAAAGTTCGGATACCGAGACGCTCAGTCAACGCACGAATCCGCGAAGCTTCTTGACGAGAGAAGCTACAAAGGCGGAACCCGCTTCGAGATTTTATCCTCGGAATAATGAATTTAAGTCATTGACGTCCGATGGAAAAATATTCGTAAGACGTAGCGCGAGTCCACAGTTCTTTTGTAGAGAATCCGAAAAATCTGCCACGACTATGAGCATCGATCGAAAGTCCGATTCGTCTGGATCACCATTATTTCATCGGGAAACGTTGACGAAACAAAACAGAAGTCCATTCTTCCTCAATGAATTCAAACAATCTCGCAGAACGAGTGAGTCTAAGTCACCAGTACGGGGTGACACAGGAATTTCGTCAAGACGAAGCACGAGTCCGCAATACTTTTATTATGAACCCAAACGGTCCGAAACAGCTATGAGTACCGATCGAGAAACTATCGGATCCAAATCGTCCGAACGGAGCAAGGGAATATTAAAGCGAGATACGACCGATTTCGAACGGAAAAAGGTTCAAACAAGTACGACTCTCGGTCGACAATCTCCTCGATTTAAATTGCCATTGTATGAAGAGAATGTATTCAAAAGGCGAAGCACCAGTCCGCAATTTTTTTGCAGAGAATCCGAACGATCTGCCACGACCATGAGCATCGATCGTGCATCTAGTGAATCTAAATCGCCGTCATACGATCGAGAAATAATAACGAAACGAAGCGGAAGTCCGCGATTCTTTCTAAGTGAGTCCAAACATTCTCAAAAAACGAGTGAATCTAAATCACCGATATGGAGTAACACAGGAATTTCGTCAAGACGAAGCACGAGTCCGCAATACTTTTATTATGAACCAAAACGATTCGAAACAGCTATCAGTACCGATCGAGAAACTATCGGATCCAAATCGTCCGAGTGGAATAAGGGAATATTAACAAAGCGAGATATGACCGATTCTGAGCGGAAAAAAGTTCAAACAAATACGACTCTCGATCAACAATCTTCTCAATTTAAATCGCCATTGTATGAAGAGAAAGTATTAAAAGAGCGAAGCACCAGTCCGCAATTTTTCTGCAGAGAATCCGAACGATCTGCCACAACTATGAGCATCGATCGTGCATCTAGCAAATTTAGATCGCCGTCATCGCCGTCATACGATCGAGAAATAGTAACGAAACGAAGCGCAAGtccgcaattttttttcagtgagTCCGAACAATCTCGCAGAACGAGTGAATCTAAATCACCGATATGGGGTGACAGAGGAATTTCGTCAAGACAAAGCACGAGCCCGCCATATCGTGAGTCCAAACGATCCGGAACAGCTATGAGTACCGATCGAGAAACCAACGAATCCAAATCGTCCGAGTGGAGCAAGCGAAACACAAGACCGCAATTCTTTTGCCGTGAATCAGAACGATCTGGCACAACTATGAGCATTGATCGCAAAGTTAGTGAACCTAGATCGTATgatcaaaaaatattgacgAAGCGAAGCGCAACTCCACGACTGCTAAAAGGAAAGACCGAGCAACGATCTGCCATCACTACGAGCATCGATCGCAGATACAATGGATTTAAATTGCCTAGAATTACGCGCGACAAACGTTCCACGAGTCCGCAATTTTTCTGCAAAGAATCTGAAAAATCTGCCACAACAATGTTGATCGAGCCAAGATCGAGATCAACGGACTCTAccaaaaatgtattaaaacatCGCAGTTATGTCCCAGATACTTCCTATAGGCGACCTGTAAAATCTCCGATTGATAAAAAAGTCAGTTCTACGAAATATAGACACACTCCAAGTCCTTCAATTACTAGACACGAAGTGAAAAGAGCTTCGAGTAAAAACGAAgtcttcaaaaatattacgGAAGCTCGCAGATCATCGAAAATCTCGGAGACCTCCGCGACATCGGCCAGCTCGATCGTAAACCTCAAGTACGGTTTGGAAttcgataatattttacaatcagCAGGGCTCGTCCGTAAATTTATGAAGTCCCAAGACGGAAAACATCGCGCCATTCGTCAATCGCCCTCGAAACGCAATAGTACAAACGTAAATACTCGAATCTCCGCAAGAGGCAATCAATCGAAAAATCAACGTAAAACACCGCCACTTCTCCAAACAACGAGATCGCCGTCTATTGAAAGCAGGAAGAGAGCCACGCCAGAGTTCTCTCGCAAAACCATTACGCCGACAGAAGTTGACATGGACATTCAAGAGATTACTATGACGGATCATCGTATTGAACGCGACAAACTGCAAAAAGCGTCGAGCCCAATACTGAAGCGACAATTTGATGGAACATACACGAAATTGCCTAGCGGCAGAGCGAAATTCAAAACTTCGATCACCTATCCTGTTCGCAAAACGCATAGACAGAGAGAGTCCATTTTCGAATCAAGCGCTTTCAAGAGAGATCTCTCCGAAAGGAGATACACGGATCGCCGAAGCGATCGAGAGAGCGAGGAAAGTGTCATCAGCCTGAAATTCGGTCCTGTAAGCGAAAGTTCTTATCTCGGAACTCGCGACAGGAAAGATGAAAGTATAATGTCTTCTCAAACGCGGAAACAATCCGCAAGAAATCAAGCTAACTACATTGCGACTCAATCCACGAAACGTGAAGATCGACAGCGCGCGAGTTCTCGATCTTTAAATCAAATGCGAAATCGTTCTGCAGAAAATAGGGCTGATAATCCGAAAGCAACGTCTCCCGATTTTTCTAGggtaagaaaatatatagtttcgCCGATTTTATACGACTCCGCGGGGAGGACCAAAGGAGCACGCACAAAATTCGATCAACCGCAAAACTTGCGGTCTGCGCGACTGGTGCAGGGTATTGCAAAGGACAGAAACTTGTCTACAGACGACGAATATAatcgaggaagaggagaaaacaaaaataaagacaaaaataaaataggagtaGATGAGGTTGACGCTGGGATCGGCGTAAAGTATCAAACGGTAGCTGAAACCGCTTTGAATGAAGAGATCAAGGATTACCGCAAGATCACTCGCCCAAACTTCACTGATCGGATCGCAAACAAAAAGGTCTCCCTTCGCGAAACGATGCAGAAGCCGATGCAGTCGAGTACTTCAAAGAAAACAATCTCTCCGACGAGAGAACGTGGCAGGCGGCACGACGTAAAGTCTAGGGTTTCGCCACGCGTTTCACCTTTGCGAAAAACAGCAGAGATTTCTCGTGACGCCTGTATCCCGAAAATTTTCTCATCCCGGAGTATCGTATCAAAAGCAGATCAAAGCTCTGCATCTAAATTTTCGACGTACACCACCAAAAATCGCAAACACGAGAGTGTGCTAGTCGCGAAAAAATTGACGGAATCGTTCAATAAAATGAGCGTAAAACGTAAGACCGAAGATAGCGTGAAAGAATTTTCGAAAATGCTACGCGAGGACAGATCTGAAAAAGATCTCAAAAGACTGGACTCCGTGGAGTCGGCGTTAAGACGATTCGATTCCATAGGCGCGGAATTTGAACGTTCAAGTCCGACGAACTTCCGGGCATCTCCAGAGATCTCCTTACAAACGATAGACGCCCAAGCAAAAGTTTCCATTAAAGAATCGATCGCCTCTGAAGGAACAACAGTCCCTTCTCGCGAAGTAACGGATCATACGATTTTGAGATCGATGCTAAAATCTCCAGTCGACAGAGATCTGAAAGCTAAAAACGCCGCGTACAAAAGTGATTTAAGAATTCTCCAAAAGAAGACTCGCCCCTCCAAGAGATCAACGAGAGTCGGAAGCCCCATCGAAAGCAAGCAGAGAtcaacgaaaattcgatcaccAACGTGCAAGCGGCGATTGTTTGAATCCGATTCGGAGAAGGAGATTCAAGAAGAACGGCCAAAATCGAGTTACGTAAAAGCGCGAAAGGATGAGAATTGTCCCTCCGTAAATTTCAGATTTCGTAAAAACGAAGCAGTCTCAAACAAAAGGTCTTCCAAAGGTCTCAGTCACGACGTTACGAAAGAATCGATGAGTTCGGAAGAAACGTCCACGTTTTCCGTGAAACCGCTGCGGTCCATCGAGGACATTCGAAAATCGATCGGTGACGAACGAAATAAATTAGTCGCTACGGGAGAGTCGAGGTCAGCGATTGCAAATCAGCGTTCGGCCTCGCGAGAGGCGAGGAGATCAAGTCCTGTGACCAATGCAGCGAAAAACGTATTTCTCGGCGCCGATCCCGCGAGactgattaaaattaaatcctgTGTATCCAGGATCACGAAGAGCCCGAGCCCCGATTTGACTGCGACAAAGCAGCGCGAAACGAACGCGCGAGCGACAAGAGGAAGCGCTCCTTCGTCCCCTTCGAAAAGTCCTGAGGTTGCCCCTAGG CGTACAGAATCGAGGAATCAAGAATCGAAGCCTTCGAGAAGATCAACGGTCGGAAAAGGTGCGGATTCGACCGGAAATAAATTCGACACAACCGACGGTGTCGTTCTCCAAAATGGTTCGCCGGACGAATCTACAAGAAAATCCTTTATGATCGATTTCGACGATCGACCATCGAAAGAAGACGATGCAATGCCGTTGAAAAAATCGTCGATGAAGAAGTCTTCTAACGAC AAGCAACAGACAGCTTCCAGTGTATCAGGCCGGCCGACCTCGTCGTCgaattctagttttaacttAGTTCAAGATTCCAGTGTGAAAAGTAGAATGGCGGAAAGtgaaagaggaaaaggaatAGGAAAAGGAGGAGTTAAAAGTAAAGGTAAAGGTACAGAAAAGCCTTCTTCCAGTAGTGGCAAGCTTGCAAACGCATCAAGTTTCAATGAAGATACAACTACCGATAC GAAAGGTCTGGTAAGGTGTAAAACATGCGGGCGTAGCTTCGCGCAAAATCGAATCGAACTCCACGAAGAGATCTGCGTGAAAACTGCGACCAAGAAGAGGAAGCAGTTCGACCCAGTGATGTGCCGAGTTAAAGGAACCGAACTCGAGCCTTTCGTTAAGAAAGGCCTCGCTAAGCGAGAG ACAAAAACGAAGAAGTCGGAGTCGAAGCCGGACTGGCGACGCAAACACGAGGAATTCATCAGCGCGATCCGCTACGCAAGGGAGACGCAGGCACGATTGGCGGCGGGTGAGAATCTGAGCGATTTGCCGCCCCCGCCACCCAGCGATACCAGCGATTACGTCCAGTGCGAGCACTGTGGCCGGAAGTTCAATCGGTCTGCCGCGGAGCGGCACATTCCGATCTGCAAGCGTATGCACGACAAAAAGCAGACGCAAGCGCCGAGGGCGAGACGCTAG